From the Jilunia laotingensis genome, the window TCCGGTCAGGGAAGTTCGTTCGGTATGTTGATCCTGAAGTTGAAACCTTGGGATGAGCGTCCTGAGAAGGAAGACCATGTACAGGCAGTCATCGGACAAGTGTACGGCTGTACAGCGGATATCAAAGATGCCACCGTCTTTGCCATCTCTCCGGGTATGATTCCCGGCTACGGTATGGGTAACGCCCTTGAGCTTCACATGCAGGATAAACAAGGTGGTGATGTGAATACGTTCTTCCAGACCACGCAACAGTATCTGGGTGCGTTGAATCAACGTCCGGAGATCGCCATGGCTTACTCTACGTTCGATGTACGCTATCCGCAGTGGATGGTTGAGGTCGATCCTGCCAAGTGCAAACGTGCCGGCATCACATCCGACCAGGTACTCAGTACGCTTTCGGGATATTATGGCGGCCAGTATGTATCCAACTTCAACCGTTTCTCAAAAGTATATAAGGTGATGATACAGTCCGATCCTAAATATCGTTTGGACGAATCATCGTTGAACAATACTTTTGTGCGTATGTCCAACGGGGAGATGGCTCCGCTCAGTCAGTTCGTAACGCTGACCCGCGTGTATGGAGCCGAGTCGTTGAGCCGTTTCAATATGTACAACTCCATAGCGGTGAATGCGATGCCTGCCGATGGTTACAGTACGGGTGACGCCATCCGTGCCGTACAGGAAACGGCCGAAACGGCTCTTCCCAAAGGATACGGTTATGATTACGGAGGCATCACCCGTGAGGAAAATCAGCAAAGCGGTACCACGGCTATCATTTTCGGTATCTGCTTCCTGATGATCTACCTCATTCTGAGTGCCCTGTACGAAAGTTTCCTGATTCCGTTTGCCGTATTGTTGAGCGTACCGTGCGGTTTGATGGGTAGTTTTCTCTTTGCCCGCATGTTCGGACTGGAAAACAATATCTATCTGCAAACGGGACTTATCATGTTGATTGGTCTGCTTGCCAAGACAGCCATTCTGTTGACGGAGTATGCAGCCGAACGCCGTAAAGCAGGTATGGGACTGATTGCATCAGCGTTGAGTGCTGCCAAGGCTCGTCTGCGTCCTATTCTGATGACGGCATTGACTATGATTTTCGGTTTGTTCCCGTTGATCGTGGCTACCGGAGTGGGTGCGAATGGTAACCGTTCTCTGGGTACCGGTGCAGTAGGTGGTATGGTGATCGGTACGCTGGCACTGCTCTTCATTGTGCCGTCGCTCTTCATCGCCTTCCAATGGTTGCAGGAACGTGTACGCCCGGTACAGGCTGAACCTTCCCACGATTGGCAGATCGAGGAAGAAAAAGTGGAAAGTGACCGGGAAAAGAAAGAAGCCGGAAAGGAATAATTGTTTACGCTTCCATACCCCGGTGACGAACGGCTTGGAGGGCACCGATGAAGGCCTCCTTCCTCACCGATGAACACCCTCTTCATCGGTGATCAAGAGGGCGTTCATCGGTGAGGAACAAATGACTGCCTGATTGGATTGAATATCAGTCTTTTAAAAAGTTGAATCCTGCGTAATGCCGGAAATCCTTATAGTTATATTATTTAACAAATAGATAAAAGAAAAATGAGAAAACAACTTCTATTGCTTACGGTTGCTGTCTTTACGTTAAGCAGCTGTGGCATTTACTCAAAATATAAACCAGTTGCGGAAGTACCGGACGGACTCTACGGGGATACGGAAGAGTTGGCTGCCGATACGTCGAACTTCGGGAACCTTTCCTGGAGGGAAGTCTTTACCGATCCTTATCTGCAAGCACTGATAGACTCGGCACTTGCACGTAATACCGATTTGCAGACCGCCCAGCTAAAGGTGAAGGAAGCGGAAGCCTCCCTGATGACTTCCAAACTGTCCTATCTGCCTTCCTTGTTTTTAGCTCCCGAAGGGGCTATAAGCAGTTTCGACGGGGCGAAAGCCTCTAAGACTTATTCATTGCCTGCGACCGCTTCTTGGGAGATCGATCTTTTCGGACGGTTGACAAATGCAAAACGCCGTGCAAAAGCCGCCTTGTTGCAGACCCGTGAATACAAACAGGCTGTACAGACACAATTGATTGCGGCCGTGTCTAATATGTATTACACTTTGTTGATGCTCGATGCCCAATATGAAATAGCTACGGCTACCGAAGAAGTCTGGAAGCAGAGTGTGGATGCCACCCGCGCCATGAAAGCGGCCGGGATGGTGACCGAAGCCGGATTGGCGCAAACCGAAGGTACATACTATAACATATGCACAACCGTTCTTGACCTGAAAGAACAGATCAACCAGACTCAAAACAGCCTGTCATTACTTCTGGCTGAAGTGCCCCATGACATTCAGCGGGGCAAACTTGCAGGACAGGTACTTCCCGAATCCTTTCATACGGGTATCCCTTTGCAGATGCTTTCCAATCGCCCGGACGTGCGCAGTGCCGAATTGTCTCTGGCACAGGCATACTATACGACCAATGCAGCCCGTTCGGCTTTTTATCCCTCCATTACTTTGGGCGGAAGTGCGGGGTGGACGAATAGTGCCGGATCGATGATTGTCAATCCGGGCAAACTTTTGGCTTCGGTATTCGGTTCTTTGACACAACCTCTATTCAACAAAGGGGCTAACATTGCCCAGTTGAAGATAGCGAAAGCTCAACAGGAAGAAGCGCGTTTGTCTTTTCAGCAGACTTTGCTTGCAGCAGGAAGCGAAGTGAACGATGCCTTGACGCAGGTACAGACAGCCCGCAACAAGTCGTTGCTTTTTGAGAAACAAGTAGGTTCCTTGGAAAATGCCGCACGTAGCACCAGCCTGCTGATGAAGCATGGCAATACGACCTATTTGGAAGTATTGACTGCCCAGCAGACATTGCTGAACGCCCAGCTCTCTCAGGTTGCCAATCGATTTACCGAAATTCAGGGAATCATCACGTTGTATCAGGCGCTTGGTGGCGGTAGAATGTAAAACAGATAGGAAAGAGGATATAATATGATGAAAGCCGAAACCGTCCGCCGTTCAGTTGTGGATTATACAAAGCAGGAGATGATTCGGCAGGGAGTCACTCGTCTGACAATGGACACGATTGCCCAGGGATTGGGGATGTCGAAGCGGACGCTCTATCAACTTTTTCCCGGGAAGGTGTGTCTGGTACAGATTTGCCTAGGGGACATTTCGGGTGAAAAGAGACGTCTTTTGTTACAGTACGAGGACAGTAGCCGTTCATGCATCGAGACCCTCTTCGATGTTGCCCGCGAATACGTCGTATTGATTCATTATTTAGGGAGAACACTCTTGACCGATCTGACCGTAGATATAGATTACCAGCCGTTCGTGAAACGGGAAGAGGCATTTTGGTTGCAACAGTTTGTCGATGCGCTGAACCGTTGCAAGGCATGTGGGTATCTGTTGCCCGGCACCGATCCCGACCGTTTTTCATATGACCTGACTACCAATATTTATGAAAACTGTCTGCGCGGTGTCTCTTATACCGCACAACGTTTTTTCTGCCGGGCGTTGTTGCGTGGTATCTTCCGTGCGGATGCCATTCCGGCAATTGATGAAAACCTGGAGCAGTACATACCTGTTTCATGTAGCTGATAGTTGGATGATAATCGGTCTGTCCGATTGTTTCAGGTATAAAATCAGCCGGCATGTCCTTTTCATTGGATGTGCCGGCTTTTACTTTTGATAAGACGGGGGGCTAAAAATCACTCTCTCCGTCACGAAATACGTTTAAGCATTCAACGCTTGTTCGATATCTGCAATGATGTCATCGGCATTTTCTATGCCTACGGAGAGACGGATGAGGTCGGGGCGTACACCGGCTTCTATCAATTGTTCGTCCGTCAACTGACGGTGCGTATGACTGGCCGGATGCAGGACGCAGGTACGGGCATCGGCCACGTGTGTAACGATGGCAGCCAGTTTCAATGAGTCCATAAATTTGATAGACAGTTCGCGTCCGCCTTTCAATCCGAAAGAAATGACACCGCATGAACCGTCCGGTAGATACTTTTGCGCCCGTTCATAATATTTATTTCCCGGCAGACCGCAATAATTCACCCACGCAACCTTCTCATTTTTAGAAAGATATTCGGCTACCTTCTGGGCATTGCGGCAATGTTGCGGCACGCGGAGATGGAGCGTTTCCAGTCCCAGGTTCAGCAAGAAAGCATTCATGGGGCTTTGAATACTGCCTAAGTCGCGCATCAGTTGTGCGGTAGCTTTTGTCATATAAGCCATTTTTCCAAATGCTTTTGTATATGTCAGTCCGTGATAGGATTCATCCGGTGTGCATAGCCCGGGGAACTTGTCAGCATGTGCATCCCAGTCGAAATTCCCACTGTCTACGATGCAACCGCCCACGCTGGTGGCATGTCCGTCCATGTATTTGGTGGTAGAATGAACCACGATGTCCGCCCCCCATTCAAACGGACGGCAGTTGATCGGAGTGGGGAAGGTGTTGTCTATGATCAAAGGTACACCATGGCTGTGCGCGATACGGGCGAATTTTTCAATGTCCAGCACTTCCAGGGAAGGATTGGAGATTGTTTCTCCGAACAAGGCTTTCGTGTTAGGACGGAACGCGGCTGAAATTTCCTCTTCGCTGGCATCCGGATGTACGAAAGTTACATCGATTCCGAGTTTCTTCATGGTAACACCGAAAAGGTTGAACGTTCCGCCGTAGATCGCTGAGGAACAAACGAAATGATCACCTGCCTGGCAAATGTTGAAGATAGCATAGAAATTGGCTGCCTGACCACTGGAAGTCAGCATGGCACCTACGCCCCCTTCGAGTGCGGCTATTTTGGCAGCCACGGCATCATTGGTCGGGTTTTGCAGGCGGGTATAGAAATAACCGCTGTCTTCAAGATCGAAAAGACGCGCCATCTGTTCACTCGTTTCATACTTGAAAGTAGTACTTTGATAGATTGGCAGCACACGCGGCTCGCCCTTTTTGGGAGTCCATCCTGCCTGTACGCAGAGGGTTTCGGGCTTGAATTGTTTGGTCATAATTGTATAGGGTTTATATGATTTTGTTACTTAAAAAATGATATCGGTGCAAAAGTAGAGAAAATAATTGGTATAAAAGACTATCTTTGTGACGGAAAAGAGCAAAAAACATTGCAAAGTAACAAAGCTTGATATTTTCTTAAAATGGCAGATTCAAAGACAGACAACTATATGAAACATAAGCTATGCCTTCTTTTGTTTTTCGGCTTTTTGTTCGTTGCACCCGGCTTGTGGGCACAGCAAAAAGCAACACCGAAGGCAGGTGAGGGCATTTCATCCTTCCTTTTACGCCATAATCGTAATCCAAAGAAATACTACAATGATTTTGTGGAACTGAATAAGGCGAAATTAGGAAAGAACCGGGAATTGAAACTGGGAGTTATGTACCTGATACCTTCCGTTAAAAAATCCACTTCCTCAAAAGGTGAGGCGAAAACGGAAGCAGCTGTTCCGAAGCGTCCTCTCCGTTCGGAAGTCAACGAGCCGTTATTCGGCAAATGGCTGGCAAATGTCAAGGTGACTTCCAACCGTTTGGCCGGTACTTGCTTCTATGTGGTCAGTGGGCATGGAGGACCTGATCCTGGAGCTATCGGACGGGTGGGAAAACATGAATTGCATGAGGACGAATATGCTTATGACATTGCTTTGCGTCTGGCGCGCAATCTGATGCAGGAAGGTGCGGAAGTGCGCATCATTATTCAAGATGCGAAAGATGGTATCCGTGACGATGCTTACCTGTCGAACAGCAAACGCGAAACATGTATGGGCGATCCTATCCCTTTGAATCAGGTGCAACGCTTGCAACAACGCTGTGACAAGATCAATGCGCATTATCGTAAAGACCGCAAGAATTATAGATATTGCCGGGCCATCTTCATCCATGTGGATAGCCGCAGCAAGGGCAAACAGACGGATGTCTTTTTCTACCACTCCAACCGTAACCGCAAAGTGGAGAGTAAACGGTTGGCAAACAATATGAAGGATTTGTTTGAGTCTAAATACGGCAAGCACCAACCTAACCGCGGATTTTCCGGTACGGTGAGCGGACGTAATCTGTATGTCTTGAGTCATACTACTCCCGTTTCTGTTTTTGTTGAACTGGGGAACATTCAGAACACGTTCGACCAGCGGCGCCTTGTGATTCCTTCCAATCGCCAGGCATTGGCAAAGTGGTTGATGGAGGGCTTTATAAAGGATTATAAGTAGGGGAGACGGTTATTGAATAGGAAGCTCATAAAAGGTGGGTGATTTGACTATTTTATACCAATATTTATGCTTGTCTGACTATATGCTCTTATTATCTTTTTATTGCTTACCAATCACTTGAACGAAATCTTCGAAATAGCATTGGATAATGTTGCTTCTAGTGGAAAAAGGAGAAAATAAGATGGTTTAGCATCTCAAATAACTATAATTGGCGGATGAAATAACCATATCTATCGGATGAAATAACCATATCCAACATATCAAGTAACCATATCTATTGGATGAAGTAGCTATTTCCAACGGATTGAGTAGCTATTTCTATCAAATCAAGCTTTGATTTCTGTGAAATATACTCTTTTTTTCTTTTCCTTTTTTTCTATTTGTCTTCTTTCGGTGAAACTCTTCTTACTGATAAAATGAAACTATAAGTTTATAATAGCACTCGTTTGGAAATAATGATATCATAAGCCATGTATTATGTTGCTTATTCCTTTGTTTTTCTGACAAAGCGGAAAATGCTGATTGCTCTACATTACGTTTTTTCCAATCGCACTCACCTTTGACCGGGATTATGCTTCTTACGGTGTGCAAGAAATGCAAACTGTCAAAATGAAACATGTAGTTGTTGCAACTTCTTTTATCCTGTGCATTTGTCCCAATGGTTGCTTGTAATGGCAACCACATAAGTCCTTTCCGGTGAATGATTAAAGGAATCATTTTTCCGGAGGCAAAGTTAATATTTTATCCTGTACGGTATATATTATCATTAATCTTCTTCAAATGGTTAACCATAATGCCTCTTTTTTGTTATAGAGCTGAATATATAATATTAAAACGAAAAGATTATGGAAGATTTTTCTGGAATGTCGTCTGACCGGTTGTCAACCCGTGAACGCAAGAACCTTGATACTTCCGAGTTTGGAATTCCCGAACTCAGGGAGTTTCCAATTCCCGATGCTGCCCACGTAAGAGCGGCAGAAGCTTATTTTAGGTATGCTCCCGAAGAGTATAAAGCCCAGTTAGCCCGCAACATTTTGGCTAAGGCACAATTGTTCGGAGTGAATGTGAAAAGTCCGACTATTCTGGAATGGGCGGAAAAATAAAACGATTTGCTCTATGAAACAGATTTTAGCTCTTGGACTACTTATATTGGGCGGCTTGTGCCCTGTCGATGCTTGTACGGGCATCTCTTTTACAGCAAAAGACGGTGCGTATGTGCAGGCACGGACGATCGAGTGGGGGGATAGTTATCTTCCCAGCGAATATGTCATCATTCCCCGGGGAGAACCACTCGTGTCGTATACTCCCACGGGGGTGAACGGTATGCAGTTTCGCTCCAAATACGGTGTGGTGGGACTTGCAATTATCCAGAAGGAATTTATTGCCGAAGGATTGAATGAAGCCGGTTTGTCGGCAGGTTTGTTTTATTTTCCACGGTATGGCGGTTATCAGCCTTATGATGCCCGTGAAAATAGCCGTACATTATCCGATTTGCAGGTAGTGGCGTGGCTGTTATCGCAATTTTCTACCATAGATGAAGTGAAGGAGGCCTTGTCCGATGTCCGTATCGTATCCATTGATGAACCCGGTGCCACTTCTACCGTACATTGGCGTATCGGTGATGCCAGTGGAAAACAGGTCGTTTTGGAGATAGAAGACGGAGTTCCCCATTTTTATGATAATAAAGTAGGGGTACTGACTAATTCGCCCGGTTTCCCTTGGCAAGTAACTAATCTGAATAATTATGTCAATCTCTTTCCCGGAGCCGCACCTGCGCAACATCTTTCCGGGGTTACACTGGCACCTTTCGGGGCAGGTTCCGGTTTCCTGGGAATACCGGGGGACGTAACGCCTCCTTCCCGTTTTGTCCGTGCTGCATTTTATAAAGCGACTGCGCCTGAATGCGCCACCGGACAGGAAACAGTGTTGCAGTGTTTTCATATTCTGAATAATTTTGATATTCCCGTCGGGATTGAGCATCCCCTTGGAAAAGCACCGGATATTCCCAGTGCTACACAGTGGACTTCCGCTATCGATCTGACGAACCGGAAAGTGTACTATAAGACCTCTTATAATAACACTATACGGTGCATCGATCTCAAAGGGATTGATTTTGGCAAGGTGGAATACCAATCCCATCCGTTGGATAGAGAGAGGGTACAGCCGGTAGAGAAAATCGAAGTGAGATAAGATCGAAGTTCTTAAACAGGCTCACGGCTTATGCGGTTCTTTTCCTTATAGTTAAAAGTAATGTACTGACGGCACATATCAGGATAATGACGGAGGTTGTGATAAGCATATTCCCCAAACCTGCTAATGGAGAACATATTCCTCCTGCTAGGAATGCCATGAATCCGAGAACGGCAGAGGCGTAACCGGAATTCTCTCGTACCGGTTCCAATGCCAGTGCCGTGGTGGTAGGCAATATCATTCCCATACATACCAACAGGAGGAAGAGTGCTGTCTCTACTGCATAGACGGAACTTCCGGAGAGTAGCGTAGCAGCTACCAGAATACTCATCAAAAGGAATCCGCTTACACCGGTGGACAGCGCTTTTTCTACTTTCGGAAAGTATGTGGTAAGTAGAGAGCCTGCCATGATGCCCAGTGCATTGATTCCAAAACAAATGCTATAAGTGAGTGATGACAGTCCGTAATGTTTCTGGAAGATGAAGGGAGAGGCGGCAATGTAAGTGAACATTACTCCCATAACTAAGGTTTGCGCCAATACGTAACGCATAAAATGACGATTGCGCAATATCGGTATATAGGCTTTTGCAGTACTGCTTGAAGAATTTTGAACGGGCGTTTGCAACGATTCATGAAAATGGATGGTTGTCAGTAATAAAATAAGCCCGATGATCAACAAGGTTAAAAAGATTCCACGCCAGTCTGTCACCAAGAGTAATACTCCTCCTAAGACGGGGGCAAATATCGGAGCCAAACCTTGTACGCTACTCAACATAGAGAAGAACCGGGCGAGTTGCTTTCCTTCGTACAAGTCGGTGGCGATGGATTTAGAAATGACTACTCCCCCTGCTCCAGCTATTCCTTGGATAAAGCGAAAAAGAAGAAAGCTTCCTATGTTTGTGGATATCAGGCAGGCAATGGTGGAAACAATAAAAAGAACCAAAGAGAGTATCAAGGGAGGTTTACGTCCGTAACGATCGCTGATTGGTCCGATCAATAACTGTCCTGTCGCCAGTCCTATCATGCTTACGGTCAGTGTCAACTGTACCATAAAGGTGGAAGTGCCGAAATACTCACTCAACTCCGGCAGCGCAGGTAAATAGAAATCGGTAACGAAAGGTCCGAATGCTGAAATCATTCCGACCAATATCAAGATATATAAATAAGAATTAGCTGTTCTGACATTCATAATCATCGTTTTTTGTTCCGTGCAAAGTACGGGACAAAAAACCGGATGTCTCTGTTCTTTTTGGTAACGGTATTGGGCTTATTGTTACTGTTTGGAGATGTTCAGGTGCAGGTCATGCAGACAGGCTTTTATTTCTTCTTTGCTTCCTATATGCTTTCCCGGATCGTCCGATAGCTTCACACATTCGCGCCATTCCTGATTGGCGTTCATTTTGCATTGGGTCAGTTTCATCACGATGTTCGAAGGTTTGAACCCCGTATCGTTCGTCAGGTTGGTGCCGATACCAAAAGCGCACCGGATTTTCTCTCGGCAATAGTTTTGTATATCAATCGCTTTCTCAAAATCAAGAGCATTGCTGAACACAATGGTTTTGGTTGTAGGGTCGATCCCGAGTTCTTTATAGCGTGCGGTCAGCTTGTCTATGAATTCGAACTCGTCGCCCGAATCACAGCGTACCCCATCGAAAAGCTTGGCTTGTTTTCGGCTCAGGTTATTGAGGAACACATCGGAGGTGTAGGTATCGGACAGGGCAATCCCTAAATCACCATCGTAAACATTCACCCAGTTTTCAAGTGCCATATAGTTGGCGTGTTTATAACCGAACTGAGCCCCGTGAAACATAAACCATTCATGCGGATGAGTCCCCATCATCTTCATGTCATATTTCATGGCGAAATGACAATTGGATGTCCCGGTGAAATTAAGGGAGGTCCTTTTCAGATGGGCGATTACTTTATCCTGTACTTCATACGAGAATCTTCTCCTCGTGCCGAACTCCGAGAAGGGTAACTGATGTTGGTTTGAAAGCATGACCTTTTCTAAAAGCTTACAAATAATATTGCTCGTATCGGCTACATTTCCCAAAATCTCATTCTTTATTTCCGAGACGATGGCAAGCAAGGGTACTTCGTAAAGGGTAGCTTTATAAAGATAATCTGTTATTTCAATATTCAGATGCCGTCCTTTGTCCAGATGGATTTTTATTTTATCCGGTTCGAATCGAAAAGAGGAGAGCCATTCCCAGTAAACCCTGGGGAGAAAGCGACAGTTATTCGTCATGTACTCCAGTTCTCTTTCGCTCAGCTTTACATTTTTCAGGTCACCGATTGCTTCCGAGAGTTTCAATACGAAGTCTTTGGTATAAACAGTTTCGTCCCTGTCTCTAAAGCTGAAAGTTCCTATTGCGGAAGGAAATAATTTAATATAAGCATACGAAGTTGTGAACTTATACAGATCGGTATCAAGTATTGTATTGATTATCATTACACCATAGTTTTATCTAAAAACGCAACAAAGATACTATTTGTTGTGTAAAGTGTATCGAGAAAATGGTCTTTAATGTTCAAATAAATCTATCATGGATAGCTTTTATCTTTAAAAAAGAAAGAATTTTCTCGACTACCTGATAACTTTTGATCAATCCATATGCACGGTCGGATTATGGATAGTCAATCCACCGTCGGCTACAATTGTCTGTCCGGTGACGTATCGGGCATCTTCCGAAGCAAGAAAGGCAATGGTTGCAGCGATGTCCTGGGGGACACCCAGATAGGGGGTAGCACATTGACTGAGAAAGATGTTGCGGACATCCTCATTCAGGTTGTTGAGTGCGGCAGGGGTGAGTACCAGTCCCGGGGCTACCGCATTGCAGCGAATATTCTTTTTTCCCATTTGGGTGGCGATGTATTTAGTCAGATTGATGACTCCGGCTTTGCTGGCTCCATAAAGCGTACCGTTTGAGTCGGCTGTGATTCCACTGATAGAGGCTACGTTGACTATATTCCCACCGCCATGTGCAATCATTATGGGGATGACTAATTGAGACAGATACATCGTACATGACAAATTAAGATGAAAAGCTTCATCGAAATAGTCAATATCGAGATTTTCGATATTCCTGTCACGTTTGGGATCTGTGCCGCCTACATTATTCACTAACACATCGATGCGATCATACTCTTTAGTGGCGAATGTTATCAGTTCTTTGCAACTTTGCAATTCAGTGGCGGAGAAGTACACGGGGCGTACGTCAGCTCCCGAGCGGGCAAGCTCGTCTGCCAATTGTTCTGCTTTCTCTTTTGAATAATCAGCGATGATTACTTTGGCTCCTTCGGATACCATGCGGCGTGTGGTTGCCTCGCCTATACCACCAGCGGCTCCGGTGATTACTATAACTTTGTTTTCAAATCTGTTCATATCGGATTGTTTTGAGGATTTTTGTATCACATAACAATCTGATTTCTGAAATGTTACCTCTTTAAACCCTCTTTAATAGGATTGGGCAATCCATTCAATAACTTTTGCATCTGCATCTGTCTGCTCCCGGCTTGTATTTATAAACCTGTTAAATGTTAACATAAGAATCTGAATTTGTTAACGGAGCGCGGATTCTATTAAACCATGTTATAAGATGCGTGATTATGCTTCTGAAATTTGGAGGTTTCCCGTAAGTCCGTATCTTTGCAATGTGTTTTTCATAGTATTAGATTTAAGGTTAACAAAAGATTGGCTGTCTGGGATAGATGGCCTTTTTTTATGTCCGTAGCTCTCCTGGAAGATGTAAATGAGTGTGTTAAATGTTAACGTAATAAGTTTTAAGTGTTAATGAACTGCGCATTGCATTAAACCGTGTTATAATATAAACTGAAAAGGCTTCGAAATTTGCTAATTTCCCGGAAGTCCGTATCTTTGCATCGTGTTTTTTTCATAAGTATTAGATTTAAGGTTAACAAAGATTGGCTGCTCGTGACGAGTAGCCATTTTTGCTTTATAAGGGTCAGAATCTATATCCTAATCCGATTCTGAGACTGATATAGGCACTTGAGAATCCATTGGATGAAGCCAAATATCCTACACCTCCCGAGAGATCGAATGAAAAATGTCGCCATACCCGGCGGAATCCCCAATAAGGAGTGATGTTCCATACATTTGTTCCTTCCCATCCGTTTGTAAGGAAGATAGGGAAAGAGTATCCTCCGTTGACGGATATATATCCCCCTGAATTGCCATAAGTACGTTTATCATGACGATGTCTTTTCTGCAAGTTGTAGTAAAATCGTGGTTCTACTGCGATATCCCCTGTCACCATGTGATAATCTTTAGTGGTGATGTAGATCTCATTGGTAGATTTCATATCCAGTCCCCATAATTGACCATAAGTATAAGATGCACCGGCACTGAAGATGATAGTGCCGCGAGGCGCAAAAGCATGTTCATAACTATAAGCCAGGCCGAGTCCGTTCACACCGATGGTGTGTCCTGATACGGTCCGATCCTGCATTGATTTGTTACTCTTTCCGACATTTGGATTTTGCGCATTAAGAGGGATTATAAAGAATAGACATGCCAGAATACCTACTGATTTTCGGGTTGGCAGAAAGAAGCAAAGGAGTTGGTTTATTTGTTCCATACAATTTTAGTGATTATGATTATACATTTGATTCTTTTCCTATAAAGACAGCAGAGAGTGGTAAACTCCCTATGGTGGAAATGAAAAATTTCATTGGTTGGAGAGCAAAAACACTTCTTTATTGTTATTAGAGGAGTATCAGTAATATAAGTATAAACTATAAAAGAAGATGTTATGAGAAAGAAATTAGTCGGGTCGGGCATGATTCTCGGTGTATTGCTACTTGTCTCTTGTTCAGGTGGCAGTAATAAAACAGCAGATGTGACCTATAGTAAGGCAGAGATTGAGAGTGCGGATAGTGTGATTCGTTATTATGACACAGCTTTGGCATTATTGAAAAATGTAGTGAAAGAGAAAGAAGTAAATGCTGTGTTGGGATATATGGAGCAGGAGGGTAAAGCTCCTTCTATTCCTGCCATTGCTCCTCCGGCTGTTTCTGAAAAAGAATTGTCGGATTTGATGAATCCCGGGAATTGCTTTAATGCAGAGACTCAACAGAACTTGAAACAGAGTTTTTCCGGTTTGTTCAGCGCAAGAGCGTTGTTTTATACCAACTTTGACCAGTATTTGGCAGATATAAAGGCAAAGAAATACGTTAAGGCAAAGAAGTTGGTGAACAGAGGTTATCAATTCAGCACGGAAATGTCTGAATACAAACAGAATATTTTCGATATTCTAAGTCCTTTTACTGAGAAAGCCCAACAGGTGGTTCTGTCAGGCAATCCGTTGAAAGAGCAACTGATGGCTATGAAGAAGATGACACTGGACATGCAAAGCATAACTAATC encodes:
- a CDS encoding TolC family protein, with amino-acid sequence MRKQLLLLTVAVFTLSSCGIYSKYKPVAEVPDGLYGDTEELAADTSNFGNLSWREVFTDPYLQALIDSALARNTDLQTAQLKVKEAEASLMTSKLSYLPSLFLAPEGAISSFDGAKASKTYSLPATASWEIDLFGRLTNAKRRAKAALLQTREYKQAVQTQLIAAVSNMYYTLLMLDAQYEIATATEEVWKQSVDATRAMKAAGMVTEAGLAQTEGTYYNICTTVLDLKEQINQTQNSLSLLLAEVPHDIQRGKLAGQVLPESFHTGIPLQMLSNRPDVRSAELSLAQAYYTTNAARSAFYPSITLGGSAGWTNSAGSMIVNPGKLLASVFGSLTQPLFNKGANIAQLKIAKAQQEEARLSFQQTLLAAGSEVNDALTQVQTARNKSLLFEKQVGSLENAARSTSLLMKHGNTTYLEVLTAQQTLLNAQLSQVANRFTEIQGIITLYQALGGGRM
- a CDS encoding TetR/AcrR family transcriptional regulator, producing MMKAETVRRSVVDYTKQEMIRQGVTRLTMDTIAQGLGMSKRTLYQLFPGKVCLVQICLGDISGEKRRLLLQYEDSSRSCIETLFDVAREYVVLIHYLGRTLLTDLTVDIDYQPFVKREEAFWLQQFVDALNRCKACGYLLPGTDPDRFSYDLTTNIYENCLRGVSYTAQRFFCRALLRGIFRADAIPAIDENLEQYIPVSCS
- a CDS encoding O-acetylhomoserine aminocarboxypropyltransferase/cysteine synthase family protein — its product is MTKQFKPETLCVQAGWTPKKGEPRVLPIYQSTTFKYETSEQMARLFDLEDSGYFYTRLQNPTNDAVAAKIAALEGGVGAMLTSSGQAANFYAIFNICQAGDHFVCSSAIYGGTFNLFGVTMKKLGIDVTFVHPDASEEEISAAFRPNTKALFGETISNPSLEVLDIEKFARIAHSHGVPLIIDNTFPTPINCRPFEWGADIVVHSTTKYMDGHATSVGGCIVDSGNFDWDAHADKFPGLCTPDESYHGLTYTKAFGKMAYMTKATAQLMRDLGSIQSPMNAFLLNLGLETLHLRVPQHCRNAQKVAEYLSKNEKVAWVNYCGLPGNKYYERAQKYLPDGSCGVISFGLKGGRELSIKFMDSLKLAAIVTHVADARTCVLHPASHTHRQLTDEQLIEAGVRPDLIRLSVGIENADDIIADIEQALNA
- a CDS encoding N-acetylmuramoyl-L-alanine amidase family protein, which translates into the protein MKHKLCLLLFFGFLFVAPGLWAQQKATPKAGEGISSFLLRHNRNPKKYYNDFVELNKAKLGKNRELKLGVMYLIPSVKKSTSSKGEAKTEAAVPKRPLRSEVNEPLFGKWLANVKVTSNRLAGTCFYVVSGHGGPDPGAIGRVGKHELHEDEYAYDIALRLARNLMQEGAEVRIIIQDAKDGIRDDAYLSNSKRETCMGDPIPLNQVQRLQQRCDKINAHYRKDRKNYRYCRAIFIHVDSRSKGKQTDVFFYHSNRNRKVESKRLANNMKDLFESKYGKHQPNRGFSGTVSGRNLYVLSHTTPVSVFVELGNIQNTFDQRRLVIPSNRQALAKWLMEGFIKDYK
- a CDS encoding choloylglycine hydrolase family protein produces the protein MKQILALGLLILGGLCPVDACTGISFTAKDGAYVQARTIEWGDSYLPSEYVIIPRGEPLVSYTPTGVNGMQFRSKYGVVGLAIIQKEFIAEGLNEAGLSAGLFYFPRYGGYQPYDARENSRTLSDLQVVAWLLSQFSTIDEVKEALSDVRIVSIDEPGATSTVHWRIGDASGKQVVLEIEDGVPHFYDNKVGVLTNSPGFPWQVTNLNNYVNLFPGAAPAQHLSGVTLAPFGAGSGFLGIPGDVTPPSRFVRAAFYKATAPECATGQETVLQCFHILNNFDIPVGIEHPLGKAPDIPSATQWTSAIDLTNRKVYYKTSYNNTIRCIDLKGIDFGKVEYQSHPLDRERVQPVEKIEVR